The following are encoded in a window of Nibricoccus aquaticus genomic DNA:
- a CDS encoding SDR family NAD(P)-dependent oxidoreductase — MKTFSLAGNAALVTGSSKGIGYAIANGLAESGAQVVYHGSTTQPRQLPAGAAFVQADLQQPDAAEKLIATAVEQKPGLDLLVCNAGSFFDVPFLQMSVADWERTMNLNVRAAYFLVQSFARALLARNRPGSVVIVSSTNGFQSEEDSTAYDTSKGALVMMTRSLAQALAPQRIRVNGLAPGLIRTPLTAPWIDQQHDKRKHYEKKILLERIGEPEDCAGAAAFLLSPAANYITGQVIVVDGGLTVGQIGRM, encoded by the coding sequence ATGAAAACATTCTCACTCGCGGGTAACGCCGCCCTCGTCACGGGCTCGTCCAAGGGCATCGGTTACGCGATCGCCAACGGACTCGCCGAGTCGGGCGCGCAGGTCGTTTACCACGGTAGCACCACCCAGCCGCGCCAACTGCCCGCGGGGGCCGCGTTCGTGCAAGCCGATCTTCAGCAACCGGACGCTGCTGAAAAACTCATTGCGACCGCCGTCGAGCAAAAGCCCGGTCTCGATCTGCTCGTGTGCAACGCAGGCAGCTTCTTCGATGTACCGTTTCTCCAGATGAGCGTGGCCGATTGGGAGCGAACGATGAACCTGAACGTGCGCGCCGCATACTTCCTCGTACAAAGCTTCGCCCGTGCCCTGCTCGCGCGCAACCGGCCGGGCTCGGTGGTCATCGTTTCGTCAACGAATGGCTTCCAGTCCGAAGAGGACTCCACCGCTTACGACACGTCAAAAGGCGCGCTGGTCATGATGACGCGCTCGCTCGCCCAGGCACTCGCGCCGCAGCGCATCCGCGTGAACGGGCTCGCTCCCGGTCTCATTCGCACACCGCTCACCGCTCCGTGGATCGACCAGCAGCACGACAAGCGAAAGCACTACGAAAAAAAAATCCTGCTGGAACGCATCGGCGAGCCGGAAGATTGCGCCGGTGCCGCGGCCTTTCTTCTGTCGCCCGCTGCTAACTACATTACCGGTCAGGTCATCGTCGTGGATGGCGGCCTGACGGTCGGTCAGATCGGCCGGATGTGA
- a CDS encoding alanine racemase, whose amino-acid sequence MNSVDDLPTPALLVNQSRLVKNIRAMQSVCDAHGVELRPHIKTHKSAEIAHLQLANGARGLTCAKLSEAEAILPSGVRSLFIAHSLVDLRLTSRLNALAEKLEDLRLAVTSEAHLEAFERLAAKLSGKVQVMLALDTGLGREGARDQSSAQALAAKISRYRHLQLRGFYTHEGHFYGHPLADQTARLNQFIERLLQIRDAIDPSLPLWPGCSVTAKSIAAATSGKIQSVRPGAYVFGDLALTEVTGVMQSDEVALHVLASVVDKPAPGLALIDAGSKTFSSDRTPAGIFARAADGRDLTVVRVNEEHGYVTGQSVDQLKIGERVAFTPAHVCTVVNLASKLVVTEGGEIHAIWPVDARGCSQ is encoded by the coding sequence ATGAATTCGGTCGACGATCTTCCCACGCCGGCGCTGCTTGTGAACCAGTCCCGGCTGGTGAAAAACATCCGCGCGATGCAGTCCGTGTGTGATGCTCATGGCGTTGAACTTCGTCCGCACATCAAGACGCACAAGTCCGCCGAGATCGCGCATCTTCAACTGGCCAATGGTGCACGCGGTCTGACCTGCGCCAAATTAAGCGAAGCGGAGGCGATACTTCCGTCGGGTGTGCGCAGCCTTTTTATCGCTCATTCGCTCGTCGATCTGCGTCTGACCTCCCGCCTGAACGCGCTCGCGGAAAAACTGGAAGACTTGCGCCTGGCCGTGACCAGCGAGGCGCACCTGGAGGCTTTCGAACGTCTCGCCGCGAAGCTCTCGGGAAAAGTCCAGGTGATGCTGGCGCTCGACACCGGACTGGGCCGCGAAGGCGCGCGCGATCAATCGTCCGCACAAGCTCTCGCCGCAAAAATTTCCCGGTATCGTCACCTGCAACTTCGGGGCTTCTACACCCACGAAGGTCATTTCTACGGCCACCCGCTCGCCGATCAGACCGCGCGGCTGAATCAATTTATCGAAAGACTCCTCCAAATCCGGGACGCGATTGATCCTTCGTTGCCTCTGTGGCCCGGCTGCAGTGTCACCGCGAAATCAATCGCGGCCGCTACCAGCGGAAAAATCCAGTCTGTGCGTCCGGGCGCATATGTTTTCGGCGATCTCGCGCTCACGGAAGTCACCGGGGTGATGCAGTCCGATGAGGTGGCGCTTCATGTGCTCGCGAGCGTCGTGGACAAACCAGCGCCGGGACTCGCGCTGATCGACGCCGGCTCAAAAACATTCTCCTCGGATCGCACGCCCGCAGGGATTTTTGCCAGGGCCGCAGATGGACGCGATCTCACCGTCGTTCGCGTAAACGAGGAGCATGGCTACGTCACCGGTCAGTCCGTGGATCAACTCAAGATCGGCGAGCGAGTCGCTTTCACTCCCGCCCACGTCTGCACGGTCGTGAATCTTGCGAGCAAGTTGGTCGTGACCGAAGGCGGCGAGATTCACGCGATCTGGCCGGTCGATGCCCGCGGTTGCTCTCAATGA
- a CDS encoding FAD-binding oxidoreductase — MSAELISELVALLGPARVLTKKEDLIPYGFDGTAALNQLPRAVVFPDNAAEVSALVKIARARRMPVVTRGSGTGLSGGSVPVENALVACLTGMNRIRELDTRNLTLRADAGVITQKIFETADAAGLFYPPDPGSMKISTIGGNVAENSGGLRGLKYGVTRDYVMGMEVVLADGSICWLGNKCVKDVAGYNLRDLFIGSEGTLGIVTQVLLKLLPKPAARQTLLATYASMDAAAETVSAIIAAKIIPCTLEFLDRKTVQCVEDYARVNLPLDSEAVLLIETDGHPSAVADEAQQIEQIARANGALTVRKARDAAEAAQLATARRSAFSALARRRPTTILEDVTVPRSELAKMIRAVQAIALKHSLDIAVFGHFGDGNLHPTILTDERNAAEMHRVELALKDIVDAALGLGGTITGEHGVGVAKKPFLKQQLGENSHALLKMIKQSLDPLGLLNPGKIFDFPVQENHTPKT; from the coding sequence GTGAGCGCAGAATTGATCAGCGAGCTCGTCGCATTGCTCGGACCTGCACGGGTTTTGACGAAGAAGGAAGACCTGATCCCCTACGGATTTGATGGCACTGCCGCATTGAACCAGTTGCCGCGAGCGGTGGTATTTCCCGACAATGCGGCCGAAGTCAGCGCCCTCGTGAAGATCGCTCGCGCCCGGCGGATGCCCGTGGTCACTCGAGGCAGCGGCACCGGATTGTCGGGTGGCAGCGTTCCCGTGGAAAACGCACTCGTAGCGTGCCTGACCGGCATGAACCGGATTCGAGAGCTGGATACACGCAATCTGACATTGCGAGCGGACGCCGGCGTCATCACGCAGAAGATTTTCGAGACTGCCGATGCCGCCGGATTGTTTTATCCGCCCGATCCGGGCTCGATGAAGATATCCACCATCGGAGGCAATGTCGCCGAAAACTCCGGCGGCCTCCGCGGGCTCAAGTATGGCGTCACCCGTGACTACGTCATGGGCATGGAGGTCGTTCTCGCCGACGGATCCATCTGCTGGCTCGGAAACAAATGCGTGAAAGACGTGGCGGGCTATAACCTCCGCGATCTTTTTATCGGCAGCGAAGGAACGCTCGGGATCGTCACCCAGGTCCTGCTCAAACTCCTTCCCAAGCCCGCCGCACGGCAGACCTTGCTTGCGACGTATGCGTCGATGGACGCGGCTGCGGAAACGGTTTCCGCCATCATCGCCGCCAAAATCATCCCGTGCACGCTGGAGTTCCTCGACCGAAAGACCGTGCAATGCGTGGAAGACTACGCGCGCGTGAATCTGCCCCTCGATTCCGAAGCCGTGCTTTTGATCGAGACTGATGGTCACCCCTCCGCGGTAGCCGACGAAGCGCAACAGATCGAACAGATCGCCCGCGCCAACGGCGCACTCACCGTTCGCAAGGCACGCGACGCCGCTGAGGCCGCGCAACTCGCGACAGCCAGGCGCAGCGCGTTCTCCGCGCTGGCACGAAGGCGGCCGACGACAATCCTTGAGGATGTCACCGTTCCGCGCAGCGAACTGGCGAAGATGATCCGCGCCGTACAGGCCATCGCGCTCAAGCACTCGCTGGATATCGCGGTCTTCGGACATTTCGGCGACGGCAACCTGCACCCGACAATCCTCACCGACGAACGCAACGCCGCAGAAATGCACCGCGTGGAGCTAGCGCTGAAGGACATCGTGGATGCCGCGCTCGGTCTCGGCGGCACGATCACGGGAGAGCACGGTGTCGGTGTGGCCAAGAAGCCATTTCTTAAACAGCAACTCGGAGAAAATTCCCACGCACTTCTAAAAATGATCAAGCAGTCGCTCGATCCCCTCGGCCTGCTCAATCCGGGAAAGATCTTCGACTTTCCAGTGCAGGAAAATCATACGCCGAAAACCTGA